A window from Flavobacteriales bacterium encodes these proteins:
- the thiH gene encoding 2-iminoacetate synthase ThiH — protein MSFDAVINANRWEDVSNSIYEKDARDVERALSSPRRDLEDFKALISPAAAPYLEEMVQMSSALTKKRFGNTVQMYIPLYLSNECNNICTYCGFSLNNPIKRKTLSDEEILKEVAVIKAMKFDHVLIVTGESSDKVGLDYIKNAINIIKSHFSNVSMEVQPMDQNEYEELKELGLNSVYVYQETYRSETYKEHHPKGRKSNFEYRIETPERLGNAKIHRIGLGVLLGLEDWRVDSFFTAAHLSYLEKKFWQTKYSISFPRLRPCSGVDNLKSNLSDKELAQLISAFRIFNGEVELSLSTREEESFRNNSMKLGITSISAGSKTSPGGYSNETEELEQFEISDERSPARFASELIAKGYEPVWKDWDRGLV, from the coding sequence GAAAGAGCTCTCAGTTCTCCTCGAAGGGATTTGGAAGATTTTAAAGCTCTGATTTCTCCAGCTGCGGCCCCGTATTTAGAGGAAATGGTACAAATGAGTAGCGCCCTAACGAAGAAACGTTTTGGTAATACCGTGCAAATGTATATACCGCTTTACCTCTCTAACGAATGCAATAATATTTGTACTTACTGTGGGTTTAGTTTGAATAACCCAATTAAGAGAAAAACATTAAGCGATGAAGAAATTCTAAAAGAGGTCGCTGTTATTAAAGCAATGAAATTTGATCATGTTCTTATCGTGACAGGAGAATCATCCGATAAAGTAGGACTAGATTATATTAAGAATGCCATTAATATTATAAAATCACATTTTTCGAATGTAAGTATGGAGGTTCAGCCGATGGACCAAAATGAATACGAAGAATTGAAAGAATTAGGGCTGAATAGCGTTTATGTTTACCAAGAGACTTATCGTTCTGAAACATATAAAGAACATCATCCCAAAGGACGAAAGTCGAATTTTGAATATAGAATAGAGACACCAGAGCGGTTAGGGAATGCAAAGATTCATCGAATTGGATTAGGTGTTTTGTTAGGCCTTGAAGATTGGCGAGTAGATAGTTTTTTTACAGCTGCTCATCTCAGTTATTTGGAGAAAAAATTCTGGCAAACTAAATATTCGATATCCTTTCCACGGCTTAGGCCATGTAGTGGAGTAGATAACTTAAAATCGAATCTTTCTGACAAGGAATTGGCCCAATTGATAAGTGCTTTTAGAATCTTTAATGGAGAGGTAGAGCTTTCATTATCCACTCGAGAGGAAGAATCTTTCAGGAATAATTCAATGAAACTGGGAATCACATCTATTAGTGCTGGATCGAAAACTTCTCCTGGTGGTTATTCTAATGAAACGGAAGAGTTGGAGCAGTTTGAAATATCAGATGAAAGATCACCAGCTCGGTTTGCGAGTGAACTTATAGCGAAAGGTTATGAGCCTGTTTGGAAAGATTGGGATAGAGGATTAGTCTAG
- a CDS encoding thiamine phosphate synthase yields the protein MDIIVVSSPTNISGEIQIINKLFNNGLETFHIRKPNFSDEKLEFFLNQIPEKHLEKVILHSHYKLAKKFKIKGIHLTRRYKSNKFKKWWRLLFLRYSNPRSSISTSFHSISSILTNTEKYHYIFLSPVFDSISKKGHMGDFTDRNLTSSLKRTKQKMYALGGVSSDNIPKAHALGFSGVALLGAIWQDDRDPIDEFIKARKLCEDLGEPVFN from the coding sequence GTGGATATAATTGTTGTTTCTAGTCCAACCAATATCTCTGGAGAGATCCAAATAATTAACAAACTGTTTAATAACGGATTAGAAACTTTTCACATTAGAAAACCAAACTTTTCAGACGAAAAACTAGAGTTCTTTTTAAACCAAATCCCAGAAAAGCACTTAGAAAAAGTTATTCTGCATTCTCACTATAAATTGGCAAAAAAATTCAAGATAAAAGGAATTCATTTAACTCGCAGATACAAAAGTAATAAGTTCAAGAAGTGGTGGAGACTTCTTTTTCTACGATACTCCAATCCACGGTCTTCAATTAGCACATCGTTTCACAGTATATCTAGTATTTTAACCAACACGGAAAAATATCATTATATTTTCTTAAGCCCGGTCTTTGATAGTATTTCCAAAAAAGGTCACATGGGCGATTTTACAGACAGAAACCTCACTTCATCTTTGAAAAGAACCAAACAGAAGATGTATGCTCTAGGGGGAGTCTCTAGTGATAATATCCCTAAAGCACATGCTTTAGGCTTTTCAGGAGTTGCCCTTCTTGGAGCAATCTGGCAGGACGACAGAGATCCAATTGACGAATTCATTAAGGCTCGAAAACTTTGCGAAGACTTAGGAGAACCCGTTTTCAACTAG
- a CDS encoding geranylgeranylglyceryl/heptaprenylglyceryl phosphate synthase, which translates to MMVEVYKQIIEKKIKGKKQLAVLIDPDKLDDSAIEKLVNIANNSHVDYLFIGGSLLSGGNLQKCLSQLKLQSNIPVILFPGNPLQIDSQADAILLLSLISGRNPELLIGNHVIAAPYLRKTNLDIISTGYMLISSGSPTTASYISNTNPIPWDKDDIAMCTALAGEMLGMKMIYMDGGSGAQRVISKEMVSAVRSEIYIPLIVGGGINSTDKAIDCLLAGADIVVIGNATEKNPNFISEVSNKIKSYKWI; encoded by the coding sequence ATTATGGTAGAAGTTTACAAACAAATAATCGAGAAGAAAATAAAGGGGAAAAAGCAATTAGCCGTGCTAATAGACCCAGATAAGCTTGATGACTCTGCTATAGAGAAGCTCGTCAATATTGCAAATAATTCTCACGTAGATTACCTGTTTATAGGAGGTAGCTTACTATCGGGAGGGAATCTACAAAAGTGTCTTTCCCAATTAAAACTCCAATCCAATATTCCTGTAATTTTATTCCCAGGAAACCCATTACAGATAGATAGTCAGGCAGATGCAATTTTATTACTTTCTCTTATCTCTGGAAGAAATCCAGAATTATTAATAGGTAATCATGTAATCGCAGCGCCGTATCTAAGAAAAACAAATTTGGATATTATATCGACAGGATATATGCTTATCAGTAGTGGTTCACCAACAACTGCTTCATATATCAGCAATACAAACCCTATACCATGGGACAAAGACGACATAGCCATGTGCACCGCTTTGGCAGGAGAAATGCTCGGCATGAAAATGATTTACATGGATGGTGGAAGTGGAGCCCAAAGAGTTATTAGTAAGGAGATGGTATCCGCTGTTAGAAGTGAAATATATATTCCTTTGATTGTTGGTGGTGGTATTAATTCTACTGACAAAGCTATAGACTGCTTATTAGCTGGAGCTGATATAGTAGTAATAGGAAATGCCACTGAAAAAAATCCTAATTTCATTTCCGAAGTAAGTAATAAAATAAAAAGCTACAAGTGGATATAA